A genomic window from Chloroflexota bacterium includes:
- a CDS encoding chemotaxis protein CheX, which translates to MAILVKPAPGTLSSELVTEVKAATCETFAGIWGAAPEFEGDVEKGGSCDGVVGIISLVGDVAWSLMVGIPRLSAPAITMSFTGFEVPYDSPDMGDVVGEIANVLAGVVSGRLDAIGIAANLSLPTVVRGSNVEMLIPEGQPSAKLNFNSPYGEFWIKVAVARQHAAYRSHA; encoded by the coding sequence ATGGCGATACTGGTCAAACCGGCCCCCGGCACACTGTCATCCGAACTCGTGACAGAAGTCAAAGCGGCGACGTGCGAAACGTTCGCCGGCATCTGGGGCGCAGCGCCCGAATTTGAAGGCGACGTGGAAAAGGGCGGCTCGTGCGACGGCGTGGTGGGTATTATCTCCCTGGTGGGCGACGTGGCCTGGTCGCTCATGGTCGGCATCCCGCGCCTGTCGGCGCCCGCCATCACCATGAGCTTCACCGGCTTTGAAGTGCCGTACGACAGCCCCGATATGGGCGACGTGGTCGGCGAAATCGCCAACGTGCTGGCCGGCGTGGTTAGCGGGCGTCTCGATGCCATCGGCATCGCCGCCAACCTGTCGCTGCCGACCGTCGTGCGCGGCTCCAACGTGGAGATGCTGATTCCCGAAGGTCAGCCCTCGGCCAAATTGAACTTCAATTCGCCGTATGGCGAGTTCTGGATCAAAGTAGCGGTTGCGCGGCAGCACGCCGCGTATCGATCTCACGCGTGA
- a CDS encoding response regulator → MKLKALVVDDSRVMRTMVMRMLGEAKLAEFEFIEAEDGVDALHKFSPESVDIAFVDWNMPNMSGIDFVRKVRANRNARHVPIVMVTSERTMGKMEDALDRAGASAYICKPFTAAELQAKLSKIITSMPEKKGKSGGFFGKMLGD, encoded by the coding sequence ATGAAATTGAAAGCGCTTGTGGTGGACGATTCGCGGGTGATGCGCACCATGGTCATGCGCATGCTCGGCGAAGCGAAGCTGGCGGAGTTCGAGTTCATCGAGGCGGAAGACGGCGTCGACGCGCTGCACAAGTTCAGCCCCGAGTCGGTCGACATCGCGTTCGTGGACTGGAACATGCCCAACATGAGCGGTATCGACTTTGTGCGCAAGGTGCGCGCCAACCGCAATGCGCGCCACGTGCCGATTGTCATGGTCACCAGCGAGCGCACGATGGGGAAGATGGAAGACGCGCTGGACCGGGCCGGCGCCAGCGCCTACATCTGCAAGCCGTTCACCGCGGCCGAACTGCAGGCCAAGCTCAGCAAGATCATCACCAGCATGCCCGAGAAAAAAGGAAAGTCGGGCGGCTTCTTTGGCAAGATGCTGGGCGACTAA
- a CDS encoding MFS transporter has product MNRNQAIVTSGVMLGLFLASIEGTIVNTAMPTIIGQLGGLAIYAWVSSAYSLTSTSTTPVFGKLADMYGIRPVYIAAVVLFLGGSMLSGTAHSMEQLVLYRAIQGLGAGGLLPLAFTIVGSIFSMEQRAKTQGLFSGVWGVSSVVGPVIGGFIVGLGGETWRWIFYLNIPFGLAAAALIWFNLKEERRQHVKHSIDYSGIALLVGGVVSLLLMLFEGPNSGWGSPLVIGLGVASMVLLGLFVWNELRVPEPIIAPSLFSGRLFTVGSLHGFLSGMAMFGSLLFLPLFAQGVIGLDPTAAGAALTPAMLGWTLSSIVGGRLMLRYGYRKVAIGSMIIMSAGAFVLSRIGVDTTQWQLMTGAGLLGTGMGAGVTAYIIMIQGSVSRQQMGSATSTLQFTRSIGGTIGVSLFGTVMSTRLADGLRAAGLDAAIDPRDLLQRGANIPPQVLHALQGALADGISAVFALAFGVTVLCLAVVWLLSPQPAATPAAEPAPGTPIGLSE; this is encoded by the coding sequence ATGAATCGCAACCAAGCCATCGTGACCTCCGGTGTCATGCTGGGGCTGTTTCTGGCATCGATCGAGGGCACGATCGTCAACACGGCCATGCCGACCATCATCGGGCAACTGGGCGGGCTGGCCATCTATGCCTGGGTCTCGTCGGCCTACAGCCTGACCTCGACCAGCACCACGCCGGTTTTCGGCAAGCTGGCCGATATGTACGGCATCCGTCCGGTCTACATCGCCGCGGTGGTGCTGTTTCTGGGCGGCTCGATGCTCAGCGGTACGGCGCACTCGATGGAGCAACTGGTGCTCTACCGCGCCATCCAGGGCCTGGGCGCGGGCGGCTTACTGCCGCTGGCATTCACGATCGTCGGCAGCATCTTCTCGATGGAGCAGCGCGCCAAGACACAGGGACTGTTCAGCGGCGTGTGGGGTGTGTCGAGCGTGGTCGGGCCGGTCATCGGCGGCTTCATCGTCGGGCTGGGCGGCGAAACCTGGCGGTGGATTTTCTACCTCAATATCCCGTTCGGACTGGCCGCCGCCGCCCTGATCTGGTTCAACCTCAAAGAAGAGCGCCGGCAGCATGTGAAGCACAGCATCGACTATTCCGGCATCGCGCTGCTGGTCGGCGGTGTCGTCTCGCTGCTGTTGATGCTGTTCGAGGGACCGAATAGCGGCTGGGGTTCTCCGCTCGTGATCGGGCTGGGCGTCGCGTCAATGGTACTGCTTGGGCTGTTCGTCTGGAACGAACTGCGTGTGCCGGAACCGATCATCGCGCCGTCGCTGTTCAGCGGACGCCTGTTCACGGTTGGCTCGCTGCACGGCTTCCTCTCCGGCATGGCGATGTTCGGCTCGCTGCTTTTCCTGCCGCTGTTCGCGCAGGGCGTAATCGGCCTCGATCCGACCGCCGCCGGCGCGGCGCTGACTCCGGCCATGCTGGGCTGGACGCTCTCCTCCATCGTCGGCGGCCGGCTGATGTTACGCTACGGTTACCGCAAGGTCGCCATCGGCTCGATGATCATCATGTCGGCGGGCGCCTTCGTACTGAGCCGCATCGGCGTCGATACGACCCAGTGGCAGTTGATGACTGGCGCCGGGCTGCTCGGCACCGGCATGGGCGCGGGCGTCACGGCGTACATCATCATGATTCAGGGCAGCGTCTCGCGCCAGCAGATGGGCAGCGCCACCTCCACCCTGCAGTTCACGCGCAGCATCGGCGGCACGATCGGCGTCAGCCTGTTCGGCACCGTGATGAGTACCCGGCTGGCCGACGGGCTGCGCGCGGCCGGACTCGACGCGGCGATCGACCCGCGCGATCTGCTCCAGCGCGGCGCCAACATCCCGCCGCAGGTCTTGCACGCGTTGCAGGGCGCGCTGGCCGACGGTATCTCGGCAGTATTCGCGCTTGCCTTCGGCGTCACGGTGCTGTGTCTGGCGGTCGTCTGGCTGCTGTCGCCGCAGCCGGCAGCAACACCGGCAGCCGAGCCTGCGCCGGGCACACCCATCGGGCTGAGCGAATGA
- a CDS encoding glycosyltransferase family 9 protein, translating into MSGDTGAHADARPGPTLLIMRAGAIGDFILTLPALSALRRRFAAHRIVLAARADMLPFAHGTLADEAIAFDSPRLTPLFTPGGDLAPLADWLGELDLVVAWLPESSAQMVSAAARALGAARWLNAAPKPTYGHAADYFVESLAPIGIVQPDRTPHLELTAGMIARGTDAWQASGFDGQRVVAIHVGSGGAAKCWPLERYVQLAADAAAGGLRVLILSGPAEESLAIPALPGVERLHFPDLPLLAALLARCAAYVGNDSGITHLAAAVGAPTLALFGPTDPAIWSPRGPRVTVLRSPTGRMDDLPYTEVRDALRTTVHLMGLVDL; encoded by the coding sequence ATGAGCGGAGATACGGGCGCGCACGCGGACGCCCGGCCAGGGCCAACACTGCTCATCATGCGGGCCGGCGCGATTGGGGACTTCATCCTCACGCTGCCGGCCCTTTCCGCGTTGCGACGCAGGTTTGCTGCACATCGGATCGTGCTGGCGGCGCGCGCCGACATGCTGCCGTTCGCGCACGGCACGCTGGCCGACGAGGCCATCGCGTTCGACAGTCCCCGGCTGACCCCGCTATTCACCCCCGGCGGCGATCTCGCCCCTCTCGCAGATTGGCTCGGCGAGCTCGACCTGGTGGTGGCGTGGCTGCCGGAGTCGTCAGCGCAGATGGTGTCCGCCGCGGCGCGCGCGCTCGGCGCAGCCCGCTGGCTGAACGCCGCGCCCAAGCCGACCTACGGCCACGCGGCCGATTACTTTGTCGAGTCGCTGGCGCCGATCGGAATTGTGCAGCCCGACCGCACACCACATTTGGAACTGACCGCGGGTATGATCGCGCGCGGCACGGACGCATGGCAGGCAAGCGGTTTCGACGGTCAGCGCGTGGTGGCAATCCATGTCGGCAGCGGCGGGGCGGCCAAGTGCTGGCCACTCGAACGCTACGTACAACTGGCAGCCGATGCGGCGGCGGGCGGCCTGCGGGTGCTAATACTCTCGGGGCCCGCCGAGGAGTCGCTGGCGATCCCGGCGCTGCCCGGCGTCGAAAGGCTGCACTTCCCGGACCTGCCGCTGCTGGCGGCGCTGCTGGCGCGCTGCGCCGCATACGTCGGCAACGACAGCGGCATCACCCACCTCGCCGCCGCGGTCGGCGCGCCGACGCTGGCGCTCTTCGGACCGACCGATCCAGCGATCTGGTCCCCACGCGGCCCGCGCGTCACCGTCCTGCGCAGCCCGACCGGCCGCATGGACGATCTGCCGTACACGGAAGTGCGCGATGCGTTGCGGACGACCGTACACCTCATGGGTCTTGTAGACCTGTGA
- a CDS encoding aldo/keto reductase, with the protein MEYTRLGRTGLKVSRLCLGCMTFGREIDEPASIPIIQRALDEGVNFFDTANVYGNGASEEITGRALKGVRQSIVLASKVYGQIGKGVNDRGLSRYHIMQAVEDSLRRLQTDHIDLYQVHRWDVETPIEETLRALDDLVKQGKVRYLGCSNFAGWQLMKAHWSSDRLGLARFDCVQPAYSLIRREIEHELLPACEDQGVGVIPYSPLAGGFLSGKYARGAEIPKGTRFDVAKFYQDVYMKDKSWRILDGLSAHAEKRGTPKEQLAIAWVASHPAVTAPIIGARTIEQLEQGLSAVALGRQLSAEEREALTKMAHEA; encoded by the coding sequence ATGGAATACACCCGACTCGGCCGCACCGGTCTCAAGGTGTCGCGCCTCTGCCTCGGCTGCATGACGTTCGGCCGCGAGATCGACGAGCCGGCCTCCATCCCGATCATCCAGCGCGCGCTCGACGAGGGCGTGAACTTCTTCGACACGGCCAATGTCTACGGCAACGGCGCGTCCGAGGAGATCACCGGTCGCGCCCTCAAAGGCGTGCGCCAGTCGATCGTGCTGGCCAGCAAGGTGTACGGCCAGATCGGCAAAGGCGTCAACGACCGCGGCCTGTCGCGCTACCACATCATGCAGGCGGTCGAGGACTCGCTGCGCCGGCTGCAGACCGACCACATCGACCTGTACCAGGTGCATCGCTGGGACGTGGAAACGCCGATCGAGGAGACGCTGCGCGCGCTCGACGACCTGGTAAAACAGGGCAAGGTGCGCTACCTCGGCTGCTCCAACTTCGCCGGCTGGCAGTTGATGAAGGCGCACTGGAGCAGCGACCGGCTCGGCCTGGCGCGTTTCGACTGCGTGCAGCCGGCCTACTCGCTGATCCGCCGCGAGATCGAACACGAGCTGCTACCCGCTTGCGAAGACCAGGGCGTTGGTGTGATCCCCTACTCGCCGCTGGCCGGCGGCTTCCTGAGCGGCAAGTACGCGCGCGGCGCGGAGATTCCGAAGGGCACGCGCTTCGACGTGGCGAAGTTCTACCAGGATGTCTATATGAAGGACAAGTCGTGGCGTATCCTGGACGGGCTGAGCGCGCACGCCGAGAAACGCGGCACGCCGAAAGAGCAACTGGCGATCGCCTGGGTCGCGTCGCACCCGGCGGTGACCGCGCCAATCATCGGCGCGCGCACCATCGAACAACTCGAGCAGGGGCTGTCAGCCGTCGCGCTCGGTCGCCAATTGAGCGCCGAGGAGCGCGAGGCGCTCACGAAGATGGCGCACGAGGCGTAG
- a CDS encoding DUF4129 domain-containing protein, producing the protein MDGERDRARLTRARRMLALAAALLGLWLAAAAPARADELLTLEAYRRIVADAAALMDRAFAENRAEPQQALLTEAAAKLAGARIVQMDDGTRVAVDNTALTDEVRDARNAGRVRDARTRVQALRDAVNALPGPAVSADDAARLKDIYSRPPFKTDAPPDNPFVQQILELLFRLLDAIARGIFEAREIAVVVGVLIVLAVAAYFLISLRRQSAGDAQLPPDPSDPEAGLTAGQALSNAQRLAAAGDYRTAVRQLYLSTLLWLDEHGRLKYDRALTNREYLRVLSGAPALRDALAPVVETFDRIWYGFAPISAAEFERYRQDVDALRRP; encoded by the coding sequence GTGGATGGCGAACGAGATCGCGCCCGCCTGACGCGCGCCCGTCGCATGCTGGCGCTGGCGGCCGCGCTGCTCGGCCTCTGGCTGGCCGCCGCCGCGCCCGCGCGCGCCGACGAACTGCTGACGCTGGAGGCGTACCGCCGCATAGTTGCCGACGCCGCCGCGCTGATGGATCGCGCCTTCGCCGAGAACCGCGCGGAACCGCAGCAGGCGCTGCTGACCGAAGCGGCCGCGAAGCTGGCCGGCGCACGCATCGTGCAGATGGACGACGGCACGCGGGTTGCGGTGGACAACACGGCGCTGACCGACGAAGTGCGCGACGCGCGCAACGCCGGCCGCGTGCGCGATGCGCGCACCCGCGTGCAGGCGCTGCGCGATGCCGTGAACGCGCTGCCCGGCCCGGCCGTGTCGGCCGACGACGCCGCCAGACTCAAGGATATTTACAGCCGACCGCCGTTCAAGACCGACGCGCCGCCCGACAACCCGTTCGTGCAGCAGATCCTCGAGCTACTCTTCCGCCTGCTCGACGCCATCGCGCGCGGCATCTTCGAGGCGCGCGAGATCGCCGTGGTGGTCGGCGTGCTGATTGTGCTGGCGGTCGCCGCCTACTTCCTGATCAGCCTGCGGCGGCAGAGCGCGGGCGACGCGCAGTTGCCGCCCGACCCGTCCGATCCCGAGGCCGGACTGACCGCCGGACAGGCGCTCTCCAACGCCCAGCGGCTCGCCGCAGCCGGCGACTACCGCACCGCCGTGCGGCAACTCTACCTCTCGACGCTGCTCTGGCTGGACGAGCACGGCCGGTTGAAGTACGACCGCGCGCTGACGAACCGCGAGTACCTGCGGGTGCTGTCGGGCGCGCCGGCCCTGCGCGACGCGCTCGCGCCCGTGGTCGAGACGTTCGACCGCATCTGGTACGGCTTCGCGCCGATCAGCGCAGCGGAGTTCGAGCGCTACCGGCAGGACGTGGACGCGCTGCGGAGACCATGA